From the genome of Nitrosomonas sp., one region includes:
- a CDS encoding D-hexose-6-phosphate mutarotase, which yields MKTHQQEKIMNTAQLNADHGIEGKIEFIEGNGGLPMIQVSTPKATALISIHAGQVLSYQPAGEDDILFLSHKAYYQDGKAIKGGAPICWPWFGPDPEGKGRPGHGFVRNRPWNVISTQAISDNSVKVTLGLSDTPETMDIWPHAFELTQEIVIGDSLNIALITRNTGSELFTITQGLHTYFKIGDITQTSVLGLQDCPYIDKVDNSAEKTQTGEVTIASEVDRIYRNVSNTLIIDDKALNRCIQILSQGNRTAVVWNPWEKISKEMADLEDADYQRFICVETTNAAHDVIGIAPGEEFRLVADYRVMK from the coding sequence ATGAAAACACATCAACAGGAAAAAATTATGAATACTGCACAGCTCAACGCCGACCACGGCATCGAAGGAAAAATTGAATTTATCGAGGGCAACGGCGGTTTGCCGATGATTCAGGTAAGCACGCCAAAAGCAACAGCGTTGATTTCTATCCATGCCGGTCAAGTGCTTTCTTATCAGCCCGCAGGTGAAGACGACATCTTGTTCTTGAGTCACAAAGCCTATTACCAGGACGGTAAAGCGATCAAAGGCGGCGCGCCGATTTGCTGGCCGTGGTTCGGTCCCGACCCGGAAGGTAAGGGGCGTCCCGGACACGGCTTTGTGCGCAACCGTCCCTGGAACGTCATCAGTACCCAGGCTATTTCAGATAACAGCGTCAAAGTAACACTCGGGTTGTCGGATACACCTGAAACCATGGACATCTGGCCGCATGCCTTCGAACTGACGCAGGAAATTGTCATCGGCGATTCGCTCAATATCGCCTTGATCACACGCAATACCGGTTCCGAACTGTTCACTATCACTCAGGGCCTCCATACCTATTTCAAAATCGGCGACATCACGCAAACCAGTGTGCTCGGTTTGCAGGATTGTCCGTATATCGACAAGGTTGATAACAGCGCAGAAAAAACACAGACCGGAGAAGTCACCATTGCGTCAGAGGTCGACCGTATATACCGGAATGTCAGCAATACGCTGATCATCGACGACAAGGCGCTTAACCGTTGTATCCAGATTCTTTCGCAGGGCAACAGAACCGCCGTGGTGTGGAATCCCTGGGAGAAAATCTCCAAAGAAATGGCCGATCTTGAAGATGCGGATTATCAGCGCTTTATCTGTGTAGAAACCACAAACGCGGCTCATGATGTGATCGGAATTGCACCGGGCGAGGAATTCAGACTGGTGGCGGATTATCGGGTGATGAAGTGA
- a CDS encoding alkylphosphonate utilization protein, whose translation MSDLPNCPQCDSTYAYADGNLLICPECGHEWEKDAASRDSSDERIIHDAHGNALQDGDTVTVIKDLKVKGTSSVIKVGTKVKNIRLVEGDHDIDCKIDGIGAMKLKSEFVKKT comes from the coding sequence ATGTCTGACTTACCCAACTGCCCGCAATGCGATTCAACCTATGCCTACGCGGATGGCAATCTGCTTATCTGTCCCGAATGCGGACATGAATGGGAAAAAGATGCAGCGTCCCGTGATAGCAGCGACGAACGCATCATACATGACGCCCATGGTAACGCACTCCAGGACGGCGACACCGTTACCGTCATTAAAGACCTCAAGGTCAAAGGAACCTCTTCAGTGATCAAAGTCGGCACGAAAGTAAAAAATATTCGCCTGGTCGAAGGCGATCATGACATTGATTGCAAAATTGATGGTATTGGCGCGATGAAATTGAAATCCGAATTTGTCAAAAAGACGTGA
- a CDS encoding polysaccharide deacetylase family protein, with the protein MPDLFSRLETACINRFVSLFSPGGKHARLSIVLYHRVPVQPDELLNGDENADSFETQVSYLSSHFNILPLHEAIQKLQENTLPSRAACITFDDGYANNAEVALPILQKYGATATFFIAAGFINGGMMWNDKVIELIRRVPGDLLDLTEIRLGKHEIKTLAQRQKTLFSLVETFKYLQHEEKYAQLDKLSQLIPVTLPENFMMTAEQIRLLHHAGMEIGGHTVNHPILTRLDNEAAYTEIENGKKLLEDIIKSPVRLFAYPNGKPGQDYLQKHAAMIREIGFDAAVSTAWGAAQGNADIYQLPRFTPWDKSRNRFVMRMVQNMLRTIHTAA; encoded by the coding sequence ATGCCTGATCTATTCTCCCGGCTCGAGACAGCTTGTATCAATAGGTTTGTTTCATTGTTCTCTCCAGGCGGTAAACACGCGCGGTTATCCATAGTGCTCTACCACAGAGTTCCCGTTCAGCCCGACGAATTGCTCAACGGCGATGAAAATGCAGACAGTTTTGAAACCCAAGTCAGTTACCTGTCCAGCCACTTCAACATCCTGCCATTGCATGAGGCCATTCAAAAACTGCAAGAGAACACCCTGCCGAGCCGGGCTGCCTGCATCACATTTGATGACGGCTACGCCAATAACGCTGAAGTTGCCCTGCCGATTTTGCAAAAATACGGCGCAACAGCAACTTTTTTTATTGCCGCGGGTTTCATTAACGGCGGCATGATGTGGAATGACAAGGTCATTGAACTCATACGGCGCGTCCCCGGAGATTTACTTGACCTGACAGAAATCCGCCTGGGAAAGCACGAAATCAAAACGCTGGCGCAACGTCAAAAAACGCTGTTTTCTCTGGTCGAGACCTTCAAGTATCTTCAGCACGAAGAAAAATATGCGCAACTGGACAAACTGTCACAGTTGATCCCCGTCACACTGCCGGAAAATTTTATGATGACCGCCGAGCAAATCAGGCTATTACACCATGCCGGAATGGAAATCGGCGGACATACGGTTAATCACCCGATTCTTACGCGCCTGGATAATGAAGCGGCCTACACTGAAATCGAAAATGGCAAAAAACTTCTGGAAGACATCATCAAGTCTCCCGTCCGTCTGTTTGCCTATCCGAACGGCAAACCGGGACAGGATTATTTGCAGAAACACGCCGCCATGATCAGGGAAATCGGTTTTGATGCCGCTGTCTCCACTGCCTGGGGCGCGGCCCAGGGAAATGCCGACATCTATCAATTGCCCAGATTCACACCCTGGGACAAAAGCCGCAATCGCTTTGTAATGCGCATGGTTCAGAATATGCTAAGAACGATTCACACCGCAGCCTGA
- a CDS encoding class I SAM-dependent methyltransferase, which yields MQKPRSFEKLWRKRFENFATLADDDAGIAGWSTTGLDARLRKFETIWNDKNHGSKKSFWLDAGCGAGTYSRFMAEQGIDIVGLDYSLPSLQKARLKGEESISWCVADINKIPFKPDNFDGVICFGVIQALDTSANAVKGLSKIIKPGGHVYIDALNSRCLPHIWEQFTRRIRNKPMHLRYETINNLKQLMQENGLTHIQLYWLPILPARWYRYQWVMEMRFVKWLFRHVPFLGQSFSHAFILSGQRPQETHHA from the coding sequence ATGCAAAAACCACGTTCATTTGAAAAGCTCTGGCGCAAAAGATTTGAAAATTTTGCCACACTGGCAGATGACGATGCAGGTATAGCAGGCTGGTCGACTACCGGCCTTGATGCGCGGCTGCGTAAATTCGAGACGATCTGGAACGATAAAAATCATGGCTCGAAAAAAAGCTTCTGGCTCGATGCAGGTTGCGGCGCGGGAACCTACTCAAGGTTCATGGCAGAACAGGGTATTGATATCGTTGGCCTGGATTATTCCCTTCCTTCACTGCAGAAAGCCCGATTAAAAGGGGAAGAATCCATTTCCTGGTGCGTGGCGGATATTAACAAAATACCGTTTAAGCCGGATAATTTTGACGGTGTGATTTGTTTTGGCGTCATACAGGCTTTGGATACTTCAGCAAATGCCGTCAAAGGCCTGTCCAAGATCATCAAACCCGGCGGGCATGTCTATATTGACGCACTAAACAGCCGCTGTCTGCCGCATATCTGGGAACAATTCACCCGCCGGATTCGTAACAAACCGATGCATTTACGCTACGAAACGATTAATAATCTGAAGCAATTAATGCAGGAAAACGGTTTAACGCATATTCAACTCTACTGGTTGCCAATATTACCGGCCCGCTGGTACCGCTATCAGTGGGTGATGGAAATGCGGTTCGTCAAATGGCTGTTCCGCCATGTCCCGTTTCTGGGACAGTCATTCAGCCACGCATTTATCCTAAGCGGACAACGACCACAGGAAACGCATCATGCCTGA
- a CDS encoding glycosyltransferase, exosortase A system-associated, whose protein sequence is MKVLHVLDHSLPLHSGYTFRTRSILSVQHQMGIQTALVTGCKHSENSQCKDPIEETDGLTFYRTYPTFLSKLPVLNQLDVVLTLIQRLKSVIPVERPDVIHAHSPCLNGLAALYIGKKFNIPVLYEMRASWEDAAVSHGVCRENDLRYKISRALETNVLKRSDHVTTICEGLKGDIQVRGIFAEKITVIPNAVNTDQFQPLNEKDAALLTQLNLTDKKILGFIGSFYEYEGLELLVKAMAALKNECPDFHLLLVGGGQAENQLKNMVSQLDIADRVTFTGRVSHSDVKKYYSIVDLLVYPRLPMRLTELVTPLKPLEAMAMGKPCIASNVGGHKELIADQEDGLLFKAGDLDSLVALLKSVYSRSDFNLLIKNGLLKVKEKRNWTVSVTPYKAIYESLAQKINASRSE, encoded by the coding sequence ATAAAAGTACTCCACGTGCTTGATCATTCTTTACCCTTGCATAGCGGTTATACTTTTCGTACGCGTTCAATTTTGTCCGTTCAGCATCAAATGGGGATACAAACTGCTTTGGTCACCGGTTGCAAACATTCGGAAAACAGTCAATGTAAAGACCCGATCGAGGAAACAGACGGCCTCACCTTTTATCGCACCTATCCCACTTTTTTAAGCAAACTGCCGGTACTCAATCAATTGGACGTTGTCCTGACTTTAATTCAGCGGCTAAAATCAGTCATACCCGTTGAGCGCCCGGATGTTATTCATGCGCATTCACCCTGTTTAAACGGACTCGCGGCATTATACATTGGTAAAAAATTCAACATCCCCGTGCTTTATGAAATGCGCGCCTCATGGGAAGATGCAGCAGTCAGTCACGGCGTCTGCCGGGAAAACGATTTACGCTACAAAATATCCAGAGCCCTGGAAACAAATGTGCTCAAACGTTCGGACCATGTCACAACCATATGTGAAGGCCTTAAGGGCGATATTCAGGTGCGCGGCATTTTTGCTGAAAAAATCACCGTCATACCGAACGCGGTTAATACCGACCAGTTCCAGCCCTTAAACGAAAAAGACGCGGCGCTATTAACACAGCTGAATCTAACCGATAAAAAAATCCTCGGATTTATCGGCTCGTTTTACGAATATGAAGGCCTGGAATTATTAGTAAAGGCTATGGCCGCACTAAAAAACGAATGCCCGGATTTTCATTTGTTACTGGTCGGTGGCGGACAGGCCGAAAATCAACTAAAAAACATGGTTTCCCAACTCGATATTGCCGATCGCGTCACCTTTACTGGCAGAGTCAGTCATAGTGACGTCAAAAAGTATTACAGTATTGTTGACCTGCTCGTTTATCCCAGACTGCCAATGCGGCTGACCGAACTGGTCACCCCGTTGAAACCTCTGGAAGCAATGGCAATGGGGAAACCCTGCATCGCCTCCAACGTCGGCGGCCATAAAGAACTGATCGCCGATCAGGAGGACGGTTTATTGTTCAAGGCCGGTGATCTGGATAGTCTTGTTGCGTTATTAAAATCCGTTTATTCCAGGTCGGACTTCAATCTACTCATCAAGAACGGACTTCTCAAGGTAAAGGAAAAACGCAACTGGACTGTCAGCGTGACACCGTACAAAGCAATATATGAATCACTGGCTCAGAAAATTAATGCGTCCCGATCCGAATAA
- a CDS encoding porin yields MKNKQISTIIIIVLLSIATSVYGTKFSMGGRIQSEYSVIDVEGISSQSLIDDPTFYSAWGLSITENLGNGIKAFAIIDYGFNLSGNIGAARERYLGLSIDTLGQLKFGRIHSLFADYAGGWTIDPFVYTTLQAAGSGGTMIASANGLGSGPFTAVNSVVRFESVSMNGFSFAAMMMPGDSNSLEAELGGLLGGAGNNGGNTGGANGEWDFQVMGKYTYDYQEHKFDIFGGYSRDNVSTIQKNVATANLKSEEVGRVGGVWSYKQFQIQGQYEYVSNALGAATCSNAAALGTPGSVSRQCNSAMNAGGDGSAWYVGGQYKIGNATLVLQGGMSHADSTDFEAKRKAESFTAGMLYHLSRRSNLFGGYQHVNLKDRNALVDRDRNTWTVGLRHQF; encoded by the coding sequence ATGAAAAATAAACAAATTTCCACAATAATAATCATAGTCCTACTGTCAATAGCCACATCGGTATATGGAACAAAATTTTCAATGGGTGGCCGCATTCAATCTGAGTATAGCGTCATTGATGTTGAAGGTATTTCCAGCCAATCACTAATAGATGACCCAACCTTCTATTCAGCCTGGGGTTTGAGTATTACTGAAAACCTGGGAAATGGAATAAAAGCATTTGCGATAATTGACTATGGTTTTAATTTGAGCGGCAACATAGGCGCCGCTCGAGAGCGCTATCTGGGTCTTTCCATCGATACCTTGGGACAATTAAAATTTGGTCGGATTCATTCGTTATTTGCTGATTATGCGGGTGGTTGGACGATTGACCCTTTTGTTTACACCACACTACAAGCTGCCGGAAGTGGCGGCACCATGATTGCAAGTGCTAACGGCCTGGGCTCAGGACCATTCACAGCAGTTAACAGCGTTGTACGTTTTGAATCTGTTTCAATGAATGGTTTTTCCTTTGCAGCCATGATGATGCCGGGTGATTCAAACAGTCTTGAGGCTGAATTGGGTGGTCTTTTGGGTGGGGCCGGGAACAATGGCGGTAATACAGGTGGCGCCAATGGTGAATGGGATTTTCAAGTCATGGGTAAATATACTTACGACTACCAAGAACACAAGTTTGATATATTTGGTGGTTACTCCAGAGACAACGTGAGTACTATTCAGAAAAATGTCGCCACGGCTAACCTGAAATCTGAAGAAGTAGGACGCGTCGGCGGTGTTTGGTCCTACAAACAATTTCAGATTCAAGGACAGTATGAATATGTCAGTAACGCTCTGGGTGCTGCGACATGTTCTAACGCTGCGGCTTTAGGCACTCCCGGCTCGGTTTCCAGGCAATGTAATTCTGCAATGAACGCAGGTGGTGATGGTTCGGCATGGTATGTTGGTGGCCAATATAAAATAGGTAATGCAACTTTGGTTCTGCAAGGCGGCATGTCTCATGCGGATAGCACAGATTTTGAGGCAAAACGAAAAGCAGAGAGTTTCACTGCAGGCATGCTGTATCACCTAAGCAGGCGTTCCAATCTCTTTGGCGGCTATCAACATGTGAATTTGAAAGATAGAAATGCCTTGGTAGACCGGGATCGTAATACCTGGACAGTGGGCTTGCGTCATCAATTTTAG
- a CDS encoding DEAD/DEAH box helicase gives MNHFNLLGLPETLNQTLHQMQFSKPTPIQAQTIPHALGGHDILGSAQTGTGKTAAFGIPIAARLLSNQRGSALVMTPTRELASQVMQQLQAILGKSSQVKTALLIGGDSISNQLKQLKNRPRLLVGTPGRIYDHLQQGNLMLHDTDILVLDETDRMLDMGFTSQIEKILKFMPKTRQTMLFSATLPNNIIKISEKYLNNPVRVSVDSALSPAKNIQHNVLRVSEEGKYPSLLSELDVRKGSIIVFVKTKFGTEKMAKELSKAGHDADAIHGDLRQNKRDRVIANFRNRKYRILVATDVAARGLDIPHIEHVINYDLPHCAEDYIHRIGRTARAGASGSAMCLLTPANVEKWNVINQLMNPNAAKMKTNERRHTKRLGKSLDFKNKGRKFGRSAKREAA, from the coding sequence ATGAATCATTTTAATTTGTTAGGACTCCCTGAAACCCTTAATCAAACGCTGCATCAGATGCAGTTTAGCAAGCCTACTCCCATTCAGGCTCAAACAATTCCACATGCACTGGGCGGGCATGATATTTTGGGATCAGCTCAGACAGGAACAGGAAAGACAGCCGCCTTTGGTATCCCAATTGCTGCCCGATTGTTATCAAATCAGCGTGGATCAGCATTAGTGATGACACCCACACGTGAATTGGCTTCACAAGTGATGCAACAATTGCAGGCTATACTTGGCAAAAGCAGTCAAGTCAAAACAGCGCTGCTGATCGGCGGCGATTCCATATCGAATCAGCTAAAACAGCTTAAGAATCGGCCGCGATTGCTGGTTGGGACGCCAGGTCGCATTTATGATCACCTTCAGCAAGGCAATCTTATGCTACATGATACTGACATTCTGGTGCTGGATGAAACCGATCGCATGCTGGATATGGGTTTTACAAGTCAGATTGAAAAAATTCTGAAGTTTATGCCCAAGACACGCCAAACAATGCTGTTTTCAGCCACCTTGCCAAATAATATCATCAAGATTTCTGAGAAATATCTCAACAATCCGGTACGCGTCTCAGTAGATAGCGCACTTTCACCGGCAAAAAATATACAACATAATGTTCTGCGAGTTTCTGAGGAAGGGAAATATCCAAGTCTGTTATCCGAACTGGACGTGCGCAAGGGTTCAATAATTGTATTTGTCAAAACCAAATTTGGTACAGAAAAAATGGCAAAAGAGCTCTCCAAGGCAGGTCATGATGCTGATGCTATTCATGGAGACCTGCGTCAAAATAAACGAGATCGCGTCATTGCAAATTTCAGGAATCGGAAGTACCGTATTCTCGTTGCCACCGATGTGGCAGCACGAGGATTGGACATCCCGCATATTGAGCATGTTATCAATTATGACTTACCGCATTGCGCAGAAGACTACATTCATCGAATTGGAAGAACAGCAAGAGCTGGCGCATCAGGTTCAGCCATGTGTCTCTTAACGCCAGCGAATGTCGAAAAATGGAATGTAATTAACCAACTGATGAATCCCAATGCGGCCAAGATGAAGACAAATGAGCGCAGACACACAAAGCGTTTAGGGAAATCCCTCGACTTTAAGAATAAGGGGAGAAAATTCGGTAGAAGTGCCAAAAGAGAAGCCGCTTGA
- a CDS encoding DUF1292 domain-containing protein, translated as MNKTLMLIASFFLISSPVSAMQIVADPRIIISFMDNSLPPELDILRVTTDVSEDNHLIFQVQTRGERINGKNNDYIVLNILHEKTYALIIPLNTETEESIQVYEGGLRPEKQLTSITFKKSEINNEHTGFSVRRVNRGVEFTIPLDWINFGADFGFDAYTIHARIKGSALYIDEVYDQARRGRPQEKRISAITLLNNICSPKK; from the coding sequence ATGAATAAGACCCTCATGCTGATTGCATCGTTTTTCCTGATATCCTCGCCGGTGTCCGCAATGCAAATTGTAGCCGATCCTCGCATCATTATTTCATTTATGGATAATTCCCTGCCACCCGAGCTGGATATTTTGCGTGTAACCACTGATGTGTCCGAGGATAATCACTTGATATTCCAGGTGCAAACCAGGGGTGAGCGGATTAACGGGAAAAACAACGATTATATAGTGTTAAATATTTTGCATGAAAAAACGTATGCACTGATTATCCCGTTAAACACGGAAACAGAAGAATCAATACAGGTTTATGAGGGCGGACTCCGCCCTGAAAAACAGTTAACATCAATAACATTCAAAAAATCTGAAATTAACAATGAGCACACTGGCTTTAGCGTCAGACGCGTAAACCGCGGCGTGGAATTTACGATACCGCTCGACTGGATTAATTTCGGCGCAGATTTCGGTTTCGACGCTTACACCATACACGCTCGTATTAAAGGAAGCGCATTATATATTGACGAAGTATATGATCAGGCGAGACGGGGACGCCCTCAGGAAAAACGAATTTCTGCCATTACGCTGTTAAACAACATTTGTTCGCCAAAGAAGTAA
- a CDS encoding SCO family protein, whose amino-acid sequence MKRNIFHKYYTLIAAASALLLIQDSVTAAPLVLPRPVPLQAETIAQLKHAHANENVQWQLVVFGFTRCKDACPTSLGNLAMLIDVANAEQIKLNGTFVSIDPDRDSEAALADYTERFGSDISYLRFENEELERFKATFGVEASFLTKNEGNMEHYQVDHSTAAFLIDPEGRIKVMFDAVKDAASVAKLFHESRELF is encoded by the coding sequence TTGAAGAGAAATATATTTCACAAGTATTACACCTTAATTGCAGCGGCGAGCGCGCTATTGCTGATACAAGACAGTGTAACCGCTGCGCCATTAGTGCTGCCGCGTCCCGTGCCGCTTCAAGCTGAAACCATTGCGCAATTAAAACATGCGCATGCAAATGAAAATGTGCAATGGCAACTGGTGGTTTTCGGATTTACCCGCTGTAAGGATGCCTGCCCAACTTCACTTGGAAATTTAGCCATGCTGATTGATGTTGCTAATGCCGAACAAATCAAGCTAAATGGCACATTTGTTTCAATCGATCCCGATAGAGACAGCGAAGCGGCGTTAGCAGACTATACAGAACGGTTTGGTTCGGATATATCCTATCTTCGATTTGAAAATGAAGAACTGGAACGGTTTAAGGCTACATTCGGTGTCGAAGCGTCCTTCTTAACAAAGAACGAAGGTAATATGGAACATTATCAGGTTGACCATAGTACAGCAGCGTTTTTAATTGATCCTGAAGGCAGGATCAAAGTCATGTTCGATGCAGTTAAAGATGCTGCCAGCGTGGCGAAACTGTTCCATGAAAGCAGGGAGTTATTTTAA
- a CDS encoding HAMP domain-containing histidine kinase, with the protein MESIHTVGFTINAGVFSVKIFCHAIAIQFKKLEIEMNYYIESGDSVKKRYPKSFLKLILFGFALFGTPLIGTLIYFSIVLDNFAERSRETIYQATEIAHGNRVLADEALAMERSLRQASILNDLSLLEGYFHSHEEFKKTIEKFNELLLNTEYKLLLKKIRLSELVIFDHISDSNNSEENLQRQIKNFSILLGAIHDLKISGNILIGQYVNEMFERATQVRSTIELLLLAVIPFVIVLAILLSILITRPIKQIDEAIYNLGQGELNTSINVTGPQNLRQLGERLDWLRRRLLRLEKQKNQFLRHISHELKTPLTAIREGADLLAEGITGNLSNKQQSIANILHSSSLQLQKRIEDLLSYSAIQFTETTLVKEPVSLAKILDDTLQNQNLSIVNKQLKIVRNRLDIIYKCDEKKIQTIFDNLLSNAIKFSPANSSIEINISKNNMLVMVDFKDSGCGIRDEDKDKIFEPFYQGQPAPEAHVKGTGLGLSIAQEFAFAHEGRILLIKPEKPGTHFQLILPRQTNE; encoded by the coding sequence TTGGAATCGATACACACTGTTGGCTTTACAATAAATGCAGGCGTCTTCAGTGTTAAGATTTTTTGTCATGCAATAGCAATACAATTCAAAAAGTTAGAAATAGAAATGAATTATTATATTGAAAGTGGTGATTCCGTAAAAAAACGTTACCCTAAATCCTTCCTAAAGTTAATCTTGTTTGGATTTGCACTTTTTGGCACACCTTTAATCGGCACATTGATTTACTTCTCTATCGTTCTTGACAATTTTGCCGAACGTAGCCGTGAAACCATCTACCAGGCCACAGAAATTGCTCACGGTAATCGTGTTCTTGCTGACGAGGCCTTGGCAATGGAAAGGAGTCTGAGACAAGCGTCAATTTTAAACGACTTATCTTTGCTTGAAGGATATTTCCATTCACATGAAGAATTTAAGAAAACCATCGAAAAGTTCAATGAGTTGTTGCTAAATACCGAGTATAAACTTCTATTAAAAAAAATTCGTTTATCAGAATTAGTTATTTTCGATCACATTTCAGATAGCAATAATTCTGAGGAAAATCTTCAACGCCAGATAAAAAACTTTTCTATACTACTGGGTGCTATACATGATCTTAAAATTTCAGGTAATATTCTGATTGGTCAATATGTAAACGAAATGTTCGAACGAGCGACCCAAGTGCGTTCCACTATTGAATTACTTTTGCTTGCGGTCATTCCATTCGTTATCGTTCTGGCGATTCTCCTCTCGATACTGATTACACGCCCCATAAAACAAATCGACGAAGCAATTTATAATTTAGGTCAAGGCGAGTTAAATACTTCAATTAATGTAACAGGTCCACAAAACCTGAGACAGCTTGGAGAACGTCTTGACTGGCTACGCCGGCGTTTATTAAGATTGGAAAAACAAAAGAATCAGTTTCTCAGGCATATTTCACATGAACTTAAAACGCCATTAACGGCGATCCGGGAAGGGGCGGATTTACTGGCGGAAGGAATCACTGGAAATTTATCCAACAAACAGCAGTCGATCGCGAATATTCTACATAGCAGCAGCTTGCAATTACAAAAACGTATCGAAGATTTGCTGAGTTACAGCGCAATTCAGTTTACTGAAACTACACTTGTCAAAGAACCGGTCAGTCTTGCCAAAATACTGGATGACACGTTACAGAACCAGAACCTGTCGATTGTGAACAAGCAGTTAAAGATTGTACGAAATCGATTGGATATCATTTACAAGTGTGACGAAAAGAAAATACAAACGATTTTTGATAACCTTTTATCAAATGCGATAAAATTTTCACCGGCTAATAGCAGTATTGAAATTAATATCAGCAAAAACAATATGTTAGTAATGGTAGATTTTAAAGATTCCGGTTGCGGCATCCGGGACGAAGACAAAGATAAAATTTTCGAACCTTTTTATCAGGGACAGCCGGCTCCCGAGGCACATGTTAAGGGTACGGGACTTGGTTTATCGATCGCACAGGAATTTGCTTTTGCGCATGAAGGAAGAATATTATTGATTAAACCTGAGAAACCAGGAACTCACTTTCAACTTATCCTGCCCAGGCAAACAAATGAGTGA
- a CDS encoding dihydrolipoamide acyltransferase: MKQIKGILFLFTVLTVLSITGCGSLEKNLLVSINEDRILEDANDDQLNNLMHEYIHFEQENNTVLEQYYLSVKENFELDNNYHNRFKYILLLTLPNQKFNDHASALDLLKNWPHEEQMPASMQSFRKFLIIRLEEEARLKNHARHLTHQLANERMNAETLQKKIDDIKNMEKSLIRRNLQ; the protein is encoded by the coding sequence ATGAAACAAATAAAAGGCATTTTGTTTTTATTTACAGTCTTAACCGTCTTGTCAATAACCGGGTGTGGTAGCCTAGAAAAGAACCTGCTTGTTTCAATCAATGAAGACCGGATTCTGGAAGACGCTAATGATGATCAATTAAATAATCTGATGCATGAATATATTCATTTTGAACAAGAGAATAACACAGTTCTGGAACAATATTATTTGAGTGTAAAGGAAAATTTTGAATTGGATAATAACTACCACAATCGTTTTAAATATATTCTGTTGCTCACCTTGCCCAATCAAAAATTCAATGACCATGCAAGCGCGCTGGATTTGTTAAAAAATTGGCCTCATGAGGAACAAATGCCTGCATCCATGCAAAGCTTTAGAAAATTTTTGATTATACGGTTAGAGGAAGAGGCCAGACTAAAGAATCATGCAAGACATCTAACACATCAACTGGCCAACGAAAGAATGAATGCAGAAACACTGCAAAAGAAAATTGATGATATAAAAAATATGGAGAAATCACTGATCAGAAGAAATCTCCAATAA